The segment GCTCGCCAACCAGTCGAAGAACACGACGAAGGGCATGCCCTCCCGCTACCCGGGCTGGCGCAAGCAGGCGACCGAAGCCCTTCTCGGCGGCTTCACGCGCGCGTACGAGTCGAATCGCGCGCCTTTCTTCATCGGCAACCACTTCGAGCAGTGGAACGGCGGCATCTACATGGACGCCGTCGAGGACGCGCTCAAGGGAATGGCCGGAAAGAAGGACGTGCGGCTCGTCTCCTTCAAGCAGTTCGTCGACTGGCTCGACGTCCAGGACCCGAAGATCCTCCAGCGGCTGCGCTCGCTGGAAGTGGGACAGAAGCCGGCCGGCGGCTGGAATACCTTCCTCAAGCCCGCGTCGTCGACCCCCTCGTCCACCCCGTCCGCTTAGGCGATCTTGACAAGGGGCTTTACGGGCACGTAGGGGGGTGCCCAAGATCCCCCAAACGCCCATGCGAAACTTTTCACATGAGCCTTAGCCGTGCCCCTCGACGCACTCTGCTCGCCGTCGGAGTGCTGTCCGCCGCCCTCACGCTCTCGGCCTGCAGCGGCGACAGCAACGGCAAGTCCGGCGGCGGTGGCAACACCAACTTCGTGACCAACACGGGTGGTATCTCCACCGCGGCCAAGGGCGAGCGCGCCTCCACCGGAAAGCTGGCGGGCGAGACCCTCGACGGCAAGCAGCTCGACGTCGCCGACCTCAAGGGCAAGGTCGTCGTCCTCAACGCGTGGGGCTCCTGGTGCAGCCCGTGCCGCGCCGAGGCCCCGCACTTCGCGAAGGTCGCCAAGGACCTCCAGGGCAAGGGCGTCGAATTCGTCGGCCTCAACACCCGCGACCCCAACAAGCAGCCCGCCCTCGCCTTCGAAGAGGACTACGGGGTGCCCTACCCGAGTCTCTACGACCCGCAGGGCAAGCTGATCCTCTTCGGCTTCCCCAAGGGCACCCTCAGCCTCCAGGGCATCCCCTCCACCGTCGTCCTCGACAAGGAGGGCAAGATCGCAGCCCGTTCGCTCATGGCGCTCAACGAGGAGAAGCTCCGGTCGATGATCGAGCCCCTCCTCAAGGAGAAGTGAGCCGGTGAACGAGACGGTCACCAGCGGAGCCCTGCTGCTCGCCGTGCCCATCGCGGTCCTCGGCGGCCTGGTCTCCTTCTTCTCGCCGTGCGTGCTCCCGCTGGTCCCGGGCTACCTGTCGTACGTGACCGGGGTCACCGGCACCGACCTCGCCGAGCGCCGCCGCGGCCGGATGACCGCCGGCGCCCTCCTCTTCGTCCTCGGCTTCAGCGCCGTGTTCGTCTCCGGTGGTGCCCTCTTCGGCTACTTCGGGACGTACCTCCAGGCGTACAGCGACACGCTCAACATGATCCTCGGCGTGCTGATGATCCTCATGGGCGTGTTCTTCCTCGGCCTGATGCCCTGGTTCACCCAGCGCGAGTTCCGCTTCCACAAGAAGCCCGTCGCCGGTCTGGTCGGCGCGCCGATCCTCGGCGCGCTCTTCGGCATCGGCTGGGCCCCGTGCATCGGCCCGACGCTCGCCTCGGTCAACGCCCTCGCCCTGGAGCAGGCCAGTGCGGGACGCGGCGCGATACTCGCCTTCGCGTACTGCCTCGGCCTCGGCGTACCGTTCGTGCTCGCCGCCATCGCCTTCCGCAAGGCGCTCGGCGCGTTCGGGTGGGTCAAGAAGCACTACGTGTGGGTGATGCGGATCGGCGGCGGCATGATGATCGCCACCGGTGTC is part of the Streptomyces sp. NBC_00250 genome and harbors:
- a CDS encoding TlpA family protein disulfide reductase, with the translated sequence MSLSRAPRRTLLAVGVLSAALTLSACSGDSNGKSGGGGNTNFVTNTGGISTAAKGERASTGKLAGETLDGKQLDVADLKGKVVVLNAWGSWCSPCRAEAPHFAKVAKDLQGKGVEFVGLNTRDPNKQPALAFEEDYGVPYPSLYDPQGKLILFGFPKGTLSLQGIPSTVVLDKEGKIAARSLMALNEEKLRSMIEPLLKEK
- a CDS encoding cytochrome c biogenesis CcdA family protein — encoded protein: MNETVTSGALLLAVPIAVLGGLVSFFSPCVLPLVPGYLSYVTGVTGTDLAERRRGRMTAGALLFVLGFSAVFVSGGALFGYFGTYLQAYSDTLNMILGVLMILMGVFFLGLMPWFTQREFRFHKKPVAGLVGAPILGALFGIGWAPCIGPTLASVNALALEQASAGRGAILAFAYCLGLGVPFVLAAIAFRKALGAFGWVKKHYVWVMRIGGGMMIATGVLLLTGTWDDMVATMQGWSSGFTVGI